A single Suricata suricatta isolate VVHF042 chromosome 2, meerkat_22Aug2017_6uvM2_HiC, whole genome shotgun sequence DNA region contains:
- the ARID5B gene encoding AT-rich interactive domain-containing protein 5B isoform X3 produces the protein MAPNLKGRPRKKKTCPQRRDSFSGVKDSNNNSDGKAVAKVKCEARSALSKPKNNHNNCKKVSNEEKPKVAIGEECRADEQAFLVALYKYMKERKTPIERIPYLGFKQINLWTMFQAAQKLGGYETITARRQWKHIYDELGGNPGSTSAATCTRRHYERLILPYERFIKGEEDKPLPPIKPRKQENSSQENENKTKVSGTKRIKHEISKSKKEKENAPKLQESSEVSSEPEKEQETLNQKSITEPLPAADVKKKLEGCQDLAARPLGSRADSEKDNDTDQGADSEKVVEEVGEKGPAPPLLSAPSASERGPAPIPGAGKQPLTSPSALVDSKQEPQPCCFTESSESDLQEAPFPGFPTTQPPLANQNEMEDDKLPAMADYIANCTVKVDQLGSEDIHNALKQTPKVLVVQSFDMFKDKDLTGPMNENHGLNYTPLLYSRGNPGIMSPLAKKKLLSQVSGASLSGSYPYGSPPPLISKKKLIARDDLCSGLSQAHHGQSTDHMAVSRPSVIQHVQSFRSKPSEERKSITDIFKHDKLGRSDPYRCSLSKHHLSPLADSYVLKQEIQEGKEKLLEKRALPHSHMPSFLADFYSSPHLHSLYRHTEHHLHNEQTAKYPCRDMYRESENSSFPSHKHQDKLHGNYLASLHLQDKKLATAEAPTDDQPTDLSLPKNLHKPTGKVLGLAHSAPGPQESKGATHFQVLNSQGRDCHPKACRVSPMTMSAPKKYPESLSRSGKPHHVRLENFRKIEGMVHPVLHRKSSPQNIGAARPIKRSLEDLDLVIAGKKARAVSPLDPSKEACAKEKASEPESEGGKAAHGVHSGGPSEGHKLPLSSPIFPGLYSGSLCGSSLNSRLPAGYSHSLQYLKNQTVLSPLMQPLAFHSLVMQRGIFTSPTNSQQLYRHLAAATPVGSSYGDLLHNGIYPLAAINPQAAFPSSQLSSVHPSTKL, from the exons ATGG CGCCAAACCTTAAAGGCAGACCACGCAAAAAGAAGACATGCCCACAGAGAAGAGATTCATTCAGTGGTGTTAAAGATTCTAACAACAATTCCGACGGCAAAGCTGTTGCCAAG GTGAAATGTGAGGCCAGGTCAGCCTTGTCCAAGCCGAAGAATAACCATAATAACTGTAAAAAAGtctcaaatgaagaaaaaccaaAGGTTGCCATTGGTGAAGAGTGCAGGGCAGATGAACAGGCTTTCCTGGTGGCGCTttataaatacatgaaagaaaggaagacaccaATAGAGCGAATACCCTATTTAGGTTTTAAACAGA TTAACCTTTGGACTATGTTTCAAGCTGCTCAAAAACTGGGAGGATATGAAACA ATAACAGCCCGGCGTCAATGGAAACATATTTATGATGAATTAGGCGGTAACCCTGGCAGCACCAGCGCCGCCACCTGCACTCGCAGACATTATGAAAG ACTAATCCTACCATATGAAAGGTTTATTAAAGGAGAGGAAGATAAGCCCCTGCCTCCAATCAAACCTCGGAAACAGGAGAACAGCTCacaggaaaatgagaataaaacaaaagtatcaGGAACCAAACGCATCAAACATGAAATCTctaagagcaaaaaagaaaaagagaatgccCCAAAGCTCCAGGAATCATCAGAG gTCTCATCAGAGCCAGAGAAGGAACAAGAGACTTTAAATCAGAAGAGCATCACGGAGCCTCTCCCAGCAGCAGACGTGAAGAAAAAATTGGAAGGGTGCCAAGATCTTGCAGCGAGGCCCCTGGGGTCTAGGGCAGACTCAGAAAAGGACAATGACACAGATCAAGGTGCCGACAGTGAGaaggtggtggaggaggtgggagagaaggggCCTGCTCCTCCACTCCTGAGTGCCCCTTCGGCCTCTGAAAGGGGTCCAGCCCCCATCCCCGGGGCTGGCAAACAGCCACTCACCTCTCCAAGTGCTCTTGTGGACTCGAAACAAGAACCCCAGCCCTGCTGTTTTACAGAGAGCTCTGAAAGTGACCTCCAAGAAGCACCCTTCCCTGGCTTTCCCACCACACAGCCACCCCTGGCAAACCAGAATGAGATGGAGGATGACAAGCTGCCTGCAATGGCGGATTATATTGCCAACTGCACCGTGAAGGTGGACCAGCTGGGCAGCGAAGACATCCACAATGCACTAAAGCAGACCCCAAAGGTCCTCgtggttcagtcatttgacaTGTTCAAAGACAAAGACCTGACTGGGCCCATGAATGAGAACCACGGACTCAATTACACCCCTCTGCTCTACTCAAGGGGCAACCCAGGCATCATGTCCCCACTGGCCAAGAAAAAACTTTTGTCCCAAGTCAGTGGGGCCAGCCTCTCCGGCAGCTACCCCTATGGCTCCCCACCCCCTTTGATCAGCAAAAAGAAACTCATTGCAAGGGATGACCTGTGCTCAGGTTTATCCCAGGCCCACCACGGCCAGAGCACCGACCACATGGCAGTCAGCCGGCCATCGGTGATTCAGCACGTCCAGAGTTTCAGAAGCAAGCcatcagaggagagaaagagcatcacTGACATCTTTAAGCATGACAAGTTGGGTCGATCAGATCCCTACCGCTGCAGTCTCTCCAAGCATCACCTTAGCCCCCTTGCTGACTCCTACGTCCTGAAGCAAGAAATTCAGGAAGGCAAGGAGAAGCTCCTGGAGAAAAGGGCGCTCCCTCACTCCCACATGCCTAGCTTCCTGGCTGACTTCTATTCCTCTCCTCATCTCCACAGCCTCTACAGACACACTGAACACCATCTTCACAATGAACAGACAGCCAAGTACCCTTGCAGGGACATGTACAGGGAATCAGAAAACAGTTCTTTCCCTTCCCACAAACACCAAGACAAGCTCCACGGGAATTATCTCGCATCGCTACATCTGCAAGACAAAAAGCTGGCCACGGCCGAAGCGCCCACAGATGATCAACCTACGGACCTGAGCCTTCCCAAGAACCTGCACAAGCCCACGGGCAAAGTCCTGGGCCTGGCGCACTCGGCCCCGGGGCCCCAGGAGAGCAAGGGCGCCACCCACTTCCAGGTCCTCAACAGTCAGGGTCGAGACTGTCACCCCAAAGCCTGCCGGGTATCGCCCATGACCATGTCGGCCCCTAAAAAGTACCCCGAATCACTCTCCAGGTCGGGAAAACCTCATCACGTGAGACTGGAGAACTTCAGGAAGATCGAAGGCATGGTCCACCCCGTCCTGCACCGGAAATCGAGCCCCCAGAACATTGGTGCGGCACGCCCCATAAAGCGCAGCCTGGAGGATTTGGACCTCGTGATTGCCGGGAAGAAGGCGCGGGCGGTGTCCCCCCTGGACCCATCCAAGGAGGCCTGTGCAAAGGAGAAGGCCTCGGAGCCAGAGAGCGAAGGCGGCAAGGCGGCGCACGGCGTGCATTCGGGGGGCCCATCAGAGGGCCACaagcttcctctctcctcccccatcttCCCAGGTTTGTATTctgggagcctgtgtggctctaGCCTCAACTCCAGGCTCCCTGCCGGCTATTCCCATTCTCTGCAGTACTTGAAAAACCAAACCGTGCTTTCTCCGCTCATGCAGCCCCTGGCTTTCCACTCTCTTGTGATGCAGAGGGGGATCTTCACGTCGCCAACAAATTCTCAGCAGCTTTACAGACACTTGGCTGCGGCCACACCTGTAGGAAGTTCGTATGGGGACCTTTTGCACAACGGCATTTACCCTTTAGCTGCTATAAATCCTCAAGCTGCCTTTCCATCTTCTCAGCTGTCGTCCGTACACCCCAGTACAAAACTGTAA